One Lentimicrobiaceae bacterium genomic window carries:
- a CDS encoding PorP/SprF family type IX secretion system membrane protein: protein MKTTRIYLLTIFVALASTFVKAQDPLFSQFYNNPIYYNPAAVGLTPGIRARFSVRDQWPNLPADLRNYTFSMDMAERNIPGSGGLGLIVMSDNAGTGYLKTSTVGLSTSVRVPLQDNMISQVGITTSFVQKRLNWDNLVFTDQLNPVYGNIYESSFQQPSTGNVVYPDFAVGGIFRFTESSNTFSAIQGTFGLAVHHLFRPNESFLGLTSPLPRKLVITGDLVFEIDGDSDGPYFQRGSKKNTFKFNPGFIYESQADFRTYSVGLNILKSSIYTGVWFRNRTSELAKSNDLIFMLGLNAPFNGQTRMKINYSYDFILTEVRTAAGCSHEISIVLELDDFNIFNRGNRGGGFGFSTRNRRSMEELQCCPF from the coding sequence ATGAAAACAACCAGGATATATCTGCTGACTATTTTTGTAGCACTCGCTTCAACCTTTGTGAAGGCACAGGATCCATTATTTTCACAATTCTACAACAATCCTATCTATTACAATCCGGCAGCGGTTGGTCTTACACCCGGCATCAGAGCCCGGTTTAGTGTTCGCGACCAATGGCCAAACTTACCGGCTGACCTGCGCAACTATACATTCAGTATGGATATGGCTGAGCGCAATATTCCGGGCTCCGGCGGTTTAGGACTGATTGTTATGTCAGACAATGCCGGCACCGGTTATCTGAAAACATCAACCGTAGGATTGTCAACATCAGTCAGGGTTCCGCTGCAGGACAATATGATTTCACAGGTTGGAATTACCACATCATTTGTTCAAAAACGTCTGAATTGGGACAATCTGGTTTTTACAGATCAGCTGAATCCTGTGTATGGAAATATTTATGAATCCAGCTTTCAGCAACCTTCAACAGGCAATGTAGTCTATCCTGATTTTGCAGTCGGAGGTATTTTCAGATTTACCGAAAGCAGCAACACCTTTAGTGCCATTCAGGGAACATTCGGCCTGGCCGTTCACCACCTTTTCCGTCCAAACGAATCATTTCTCGGTCTTACTTCACCATTACCCCGTAAACTTGTAATTACCGGAGATTTGGTTTTTGAAATTGATGGCGACTCTGACGGCCCTTACTTTCAGCGTGGAAGTAAAAAGAATACATTCAAATTTAACCCGGGCTTTATTTACGAATCTCAGGCTGATTTCCGCACCTATTCAGTAGGTTTGAATATTCTTAAATCTTCCATTTATACCGGTGTTTGGTTTCGTAACCGCACCTCAGAACTGGCAAAATCAAACGACCTGATATTTATGTTGGGATTAAATGCTCCTTTTAACGGACAAACCCGCATGAAAATCAATTATTCATACGATTTTATTTTAACAGAAGTGAGAACGGCAGCAGGTTGTTCGCATGAAATCTCCATAGTACTTGAACTCGACGACTTTAATATCTTCAATCGCGGGAACAGGGGCGGCGGCTTTGGTTTTTCAACCCGCAACCGAAGGTCTATGGAAGAGTTGCAATGCTGTCCGTTCTGA
- the era gene encoding GTPase Era — protein MEHKSGFVNIIGHPNVGKSTLMNALVGEKLSIITSKAQTTRHRIMGIVNGDDFQIVYSDTPGIVKPHYKLHESMMKFVDSAMEDADVFLLVTEKADEPLSDDLISKLNTLSKPVILVFNKMDLCTQEEALLLIKEWEQRLPLAKVIPVSALHHFNLETVFDTLIEMLPASPPYYPKDELTDRSMRFFVSEIIREKILLYFKQEIPYSVEIVVEEYKEKESKDKESITHISSTIYVARESQKAIIIGHQGKSIKGLGMAARKDIEEFIDGRVFLDLRVKVSKDWRDDPQQLRRFGYEI, from the coding sequence ATGGAGCATAAGTCGGGCTTTGTAAATATCATTGGACATCCCAATGTTGGTAAATCTACTTTAATGAATGCCCTGGTTGGCGAAAAACTTTCAATTATTACTTCGAAAGCGCAGACAACACGGCATCGTATTATGGGAATCGTAAATGGCGACGATTTTCAGATTGTTTATTCTGATACGCCGGGGATTGTTAAACCACATTATAAGCTTCATGAGTCTATGATGAAGTTTGTGGATTCGGCTATGGAAGATGCAGATGTTTTTTTACTGGTAACTGAAAAGGCAGATGAGCCATTGTCAGATGATTTGATAAGTAAGCTGAATACCTTGTCAAAACCGGTAATTCTTGTTTTTAACAAAATGGACTTGTGTACACAGGAAGAAGCACTGCTGCTAATAAAGGAATGGGAGCAACGTTTGCCACTGGCAAAGGTAATTCCGGTTTCAGCCTTACATCATTTCAACCTTGAAACAGTTTTTGATACACTGATTGAAATGTTGCCTGCGTCTCCGCCTTATTATCCTAAAGATGAGCTTACTGATCGCTCTATGCGTTTCTTCGTTTCTGAGATTATCAGAGAAAAGATATTGCTCTATTTTAAACAGGAAATTCCTTATTCTGTTGAAATAGTGGTGGAGGAATATAAAGAAAAAGAGAGTAAGGATAAGGAAAGTATCACGCACATTTCATCTACTATTTATGTGGCCAGAGAATCTCAGAAGGCTATTATTATTGGTCATCAGGGCAAATCAATCAAAGGTCTTGGAATGGCAGCCCGAAAAGATATTGAGGAATTTATTGATGGACGCGTATTCCTCGATTTAAGGGTAAAGGTTAGCAAAGACTGGCGCGATGACCCGCAGCAGCTGCGCAGATTTGGGTATGAAATTTAA
- a CDS encoding carbohydrate binding family 9 domain-containing protein, which translates to MRQFIIIGLTILLCHLQAIAMNDSLKSYIPSRISGAPPVTDGFIDKSEWPEQGWETGFVQHRPLEAQPPTQPTSFNILYDNDHIYVAFRISEPDPKKISRRLSRRDEMEGDMVGIQIDSYFDKTTAFFFWVTAAGVKIDGVTVDGTGEDMSWDALWTGKAAFDSLGWTVEMRIPLTQLRFARAETHTWGLQVLRYTQRFDEVDIWQPIPRDASTWVSRFGTLEGLKGIEPKRQIELMPYMVASTERYQAEEGNPFRTGKSSSLSAGFDGKIGITNNMILDFTINPDFGQVEADPSEVNLTAYESYFEEKRPFFVEGRNILSFGVSPGENESSSDNLFYTRRIGRSPHRDISDYDYTDTPSNTTILGAFKLTGKTSNGWSVGALESVTSRERADVILAEKTDNVEVEPLTNYFVGRLQKDIDKGTTKLGGIFTAVNRNIEDAAMNNLHKAAYSGGVDFNHTWKDRTYYLNIKGMFSHVLGDSTAIKETQESSARYFQRPDNDYVKYDPSRTSLSGHAGVVEFGKAGSGNWRYVTWINWRSPGFELNDAGFQRRSDDIFQVIWVGYRYYKPLGIFKQISLNFNQWSGWDFGLNNRYSGVNVNANTQFKNLWNFGIGVNRDFAQRANYMLRGGPAMLLPGGTSFWTSLSTDNSKKINGGASFQMFRGDESVNESYSASLRLTWAPVNALNISLTPFYSADKTMLQYIETADFNQNPRYIFGFLSQKTIGLPIRINFGITPDLTIQYYGQPFISAGKYSAYKRITDPKADAFNDRFLYYQDAQLMYNAEDEVYNVDEDLNGTPDYTFDKPDFNAFYFISNLVVRWEYLPGSSVYLVWSQNRSDNTSTGEFRPAPDMEHLSFIYPHNVFLIKVSYRLGL; encoded by the coding sequence ATGCGACAATTCATTATCATAGGGCTCACCATACTGTTATGCCATCTCCAGGCTATAGCAATGAATGATAGCCTGAAATCATATATACCATCCCGAATATCAGGTGCGCCGCCGGTTACCGACGGTTTTATAGATAAAAGTGAATGGCCTGAGCAAGGCTGGGAAACAGGATTTGTGCAGCACAGACCTCTGGAAGCACAGCCTCCTACGCAGCCAACAAGCTTTAATATTTTGTACGATAATGACCATATTTATGTGGCTTTCAGAATATCTGAACCCGATCCGAAAAAAATAAGCAGGCGTTTGTCGCGCCGCGATGAAATGGAAGGAGACATGGTGGGTATTCAAATAGACAGCTATTTTGATAAAACTACAGCATTTTTCTTTTGGGTTACCGCTGCCGGCGTTAAAATTGATGGAGTAACCGTAGATGGAACCGGAGAGGATATGTCATGGGATGCCTTGTGGACAGGCAAGGCAGCCTTTGACAGCCTCGGATGGACTGTTGAAATGCGCATACCGCTGACCCAACTCAGATTTGCGCGTGCTGAAACGCATACATGGGGTTTGCAGGTATTGCGCTATACACAACGGTTTGATGAGGTTGACATATGGCAGCCTATACCCCGCGATGCTTCAACATGGGTAAGCCGTTTTGGTACTTTGGAAGGTTTAAAGGGTATTGAACCCAAACGACAGATTGAGCTGATGCCTTACATGGTAGCTTCTACCGAAAGATATCAAGCAGAAGAAGGAAATCCATTCCGAACCGGGAAATCATCCAGTTTATCGGCCGGTTTTGATGGAAAAATAGGAATAACCAATAATATGATTCTTGACTTTACCATTAATCCTGACTTTGGTCAGGTTGAAGCAGACCCTTCCGAGGTTAATCTTACTGCTTATGAATCGTATTTTGAGGAAAAACGTCCTTTTTTTGTTGAGGGACGCAACATATTGAGTTTCGGGGTGTCGCCGGGTGAAAATGAATCTTCAAGTGATAATCTTTTTTATACCCGTCGTATCGGCCGATCGCCTCATCGCGATATTTCTGATTATGATTATACTGATACGCCGTCCAATACAACTATTCTGGGGGCTTTTAAACTTACCGGAAAAACCAGCAACGGGTGGTCGGTTGGGGCACTTGAATCCGTTACTTCCAGAGAACGGGCTGATGTCATTCTGGCTGAGAAAACGGATAATGTTGAGGTTGAACCGCTGACAAACTATTTTGTTGGACGTTTGCAAAAGGATATTGATAAAGGAACCACTAAATTGGGAGGTATTTTTACGGCTGTAAACCGCAATATTGAAGATGCTGCAATGAATAATCTGCACAAAGCAGCCTATTCGGGAGGTGTTGATTTTAATCATACCTGGAAAGACCGGACTTATTATCTTAATATTAAAGGCATGTTTAGCCATGTATTGGGTGATTCTACTGCCATTAAAGAAACACAGGAATCATCAGCCAGATATTTTCAGCGACCTGATAATGATTATGTGAAATATGATCCTTCACGCACATCGCTTTCAGGACATGCAGGTGTGGTTGAGTTTGGAAAGGCCGGAAGTGGAAACTGGCGTTATGTTACATGGATAAATTGGCGTTCACCGGGTTTCGAACTGAATGATGCGGGTTTTCAACGCCGCTCCGACGATATTTTTCAGGTTATCTGGGTAGGATACAGGTATTATAAGCCCTTGGGTATTTTTAAGCAAATCAGCCTTAATTTTAATCAGTGGAGCGGTTGGGATTTTGGCTTAAATAACCGTTATTCAGGCGTTAATGTGAACGCCAATACACAGTTTAAAAATTTGTGGAATTTTGGAATCGGGGTTAACAGAGATTTTGCCCAGCGGGCTAATTATATGCTCAGAGGTGGCCCGGCTATGCTTTTACCGGGTGGCACAAGTTTTTGGACTTCGCTATCAACTGACAATTCAAAGAAAATTAACGGAGGTGCCAGTTTCCAAATGTTTCGTGGTGATGAGAGTGTAAATGAATCCTATTCAGCCAGCCTGCGCCTTACCTGGGCGCCTGTAAATGCCTTGAATATTTCACTTACTCCGTTTTATAGCGCGGATAAAACTATGCTTCAGTATATCGAAACAGCTGATTTTAATCAGAATCCAAGGTATATTTTCGGGTTTCTCTCCCAAAAAACAATTGGTTTGCCAATTCGGATTAATTTTGGGATTACTCCGGATCTTACCATTCAATATTATGGCCAGCCCTTTATCTCGGCAGGGAAATATTCAGCATACAAGAGGATTACCGACCCCAAAGCAGATGCATTTAACGACAGATTTTTGTATTATCAGGATGCTCAGTTGATGTATAATGCTGAGGACGAGGTTTACAATGTTGATGAAGACCTGAATGGAACCCCTGATTATACTTTTGACAAGCCGGATTTTAATGCATTCTATTTTATTTCCAATCTGGTTGTCCGTTGGGAATATTTGCCAGGCTCTTCAGTCTATCTTGTTTGGTCACAAAACCGTTCTGATAACACGTCAACAGGTGAGTTCAGGCCTGCTCCCGATATGGAGCATTTGTCTTTCATTTATCCCCACAATGTTTTTCTGATAAAGGTTTCATACCGACTGGGTTTATAG
- a CDS encoding RNA-binding S4 domain-containing protein: MAEELRIDKWLWAVRIYKTRTMAGDACRAGKVKIDGAVVKPSRVLKTGDILTVSQGPLTRTLRVKALIHNRVSAKLVPDSLEDLTPLEEYERIKFMHELNAEHRDRGTGRPTKKDRRIIDRLKGPAEEE, from the coding sequence ATGGCTGAAGAGCTGCGCATTGATAAATGGCTTTGGGCAGTGCGAATCTACAAAACACGCACGATGGCCGGCGATGCCTGCAGGGCCGGAAAAGTTAAAATTGACGGAGCTGTTGTAAAACCCTCAAGAGTATTGAAAACCGGCGATATTTTAACAGTAAGTCAGGGCCCTCTTACCCGCACTTTGCGCGTAAAAGCTTTAATTCACAACCGTGTTTCGGCAAAATTGGTCCCCGATTCTCTTGAAGATCTTACCCCTTTAGAGGAGTATGAACGCATAAAATTTATGCATGAATTAAATGCTGAGCACCGCGACCGTGGCACTGGCCGGCCTACTAAAAAAGACAGACGCATTATTGATCGATTAAAAGGCCCGGCCGAAGAGGAATAA
- a CDS encoding class I SAM-dependent rRNA methyltransferase: MQISGKIILSKGRDEAVKRFHPWVFSGAIHHVDGTPEDGDIVEVYDIAGNYLATGHACTGSIAVKVFHFGPHKPDGNFLKNKLLQCLQLRRDIGFTNNAQSNAYRLVFSEGDGLPGLIIDFYNGVAVIQAHSTGMYLMRNALSDALKEIYGPELKAVYDKSAEALGKSGGLSQGDGFLFKSSESVEILENGHKFLIDFVQGQKTGYFLDQRDNRALLGSYAKGKKVLNAFCYTGGFSVYALAAGAKMVVSLDSSRKAMDTLEENLRMNGFDKSRHESVVADAKVYLSTMPDDFDLIVLDPPAFAKRHADRHKALQGYRYINAAALSKIKAGGLLFTFSCSQAMDREMFVSMVMSAALEAKRNVRILHHMGHSADHPVSVFHPEGEYLKGLVLSIG, from the coding sequence ATGCAGATTTCGGGTAAGATCATTCTCAGCAAGGGCCGTGATGAGGCTGTCAAACGTTTTCATCCCTGGGTTTTTTCAGGGGCTATACATCATGTTGATGGTACGCCTGAAGATGGTGATATTGTTGAAGTTTATGATATTGCAGGAAATTATCTGGCAACTGGTCATGCTTGCACCGGTTCTATTGCTGTGAAAGTTTTTCACTTTGGGCCTCATAAACCTGATGGTAATTTTTTAAAGAACAAATTGTTGCAATGCCTTCAGCTACGGCGCGATATTGGTTTTACCAACAATGCCCAAAGTAATGCTTACCGGCTGGTGTTTAGCGAAGGTGATGGATTGCCTGGTCTGATAATTGATTTTTATAATGGAGTTGCGGTCATTCAGGCACATAGTACGGGAATGTATTTAATGCGCAATGCATTATCGGATGCACTCAAAGAGATTTATGGACCGGAGTTAAAAGCAGTTTATGATAAAAGTGCTGAAGCATTGGGTAAATCAGGCGGTTTGTCACAGGGTGATGGTTTTTTATTCAAAAGCTCAGAATCTGTGGAAATCCTTGAAAATGGTCATAAGTTTCTGATTGATTTTGTACAAGGTCAGAAAACAGGCTATTTTCTCGACCAAAGAGATAATCGCGCTTTGTTAGGCTCTTATGCAAAAGGTAAAAAAGTCCTGAATGCATTCTGTTATACAGGAGGTTTCTCGGTTTATGCTTTGGCTGCCGGTGCAAAAATGGTTGTTTCGCTTGATAGTTCCCGCAAGGCAATGGATACGCTGGAAGAAAACCTGCGCATGAATGGATTTGATAAATCCCGGCATGAGAGTGTTGTTGCGGATGCCAAAGTGTATTTAAGTACTATGCCTGATGATTTTGACCTGATTGTGCTCGATCCACCTGCGTTTGCTAAACGGCATGCCGACCGGCATAAGGCCCTGCAGGGATATCGATATATCAATGCCGCTGCTTTAAGTAAAATTAAAGCCGGAGGACTTCTTTTTACTTTTTCATGCTCACAGGCAATGGATCGTGAAATGTTTGTTTCAATGGTTATGTCGGCTGCGCTTGAAGCCAAACGGAATGTACGCATTCTTCATCATATGGGACATTCAGCTGACCATCCGGTAAGTGTGTTTCATCCCGAAGGCGAATACTTGAAAGGCTTGGTGTTGAGTATTGGCTAG
- the der gene encoding ribosome biogenesis GTPase Der, with the protein MSNIIAIVGRPNVGKSTLFNRLTGERSAIVDPTSGVTRDRHYGKSDWNGIEFSIIDTGGVVIGSDDIFEDAIRKQVELAMEEADVIIFMVDVKEGLSTLDEDVADLIRRSPKKVFLVANKVDNAYRSADAVEFYALGFEKIYEISAINGSGTGDLLDDVVKEFSSDTIDNFPDLPKIAFVGRPNVGKSSMINALLGDERNIVTPIAGTTRDSIFTRYNSFGFDFLLVDTAGLRKKGKVTDNIEFYSVMRAVRAIESCDVCVLMLDATQGIESQDLNIFGLAQKNHKGIVIVVNKWDLVEKETNTHKEFEEHIRSRIAPFTDVPIIFTSVINKQRIHKTLETAKNVYESRTQSISTRKLMDVILPIVTETPPPAVKGKFVKVKYITQLKLAYPAFVFFCNMPQYVADPYKRFVENRMRENFNFNGVPIEIFYRQK; encoded by the coding sequence ATGTCAAACATTATTGCAATTGTTGGTAGGCCCAACGTAGGAAAATCGACGCTGTTTAACCGCCTTACCGGCGAAAGATCAGCAATTGTTGACCCAACAAGTGGTGTTACACGCGACAGACATTACGGAAAATCGGATTGGAATGGTATCGAATTTTCAATTATTGATACCGGAGGTGTTGTAATAGGCAGTGATGACATTTTTGAAGATGCTATCCGTAAACAGGTTGAACTGGCTATGGAAGAGGCTGATGTCATTATTTTTATGGTTGATGTAAAAGAAGGCCTTTCCACGCTCGATGAAGATGTTGCTGACCTCATCAGGCGCTCACCTAAAAAAGTATTTCTGGTTGCCAATAAAGTTGACAATGCCTATCGTTCAGCTGATGCCGTTGAATTTTATGCGCTTGGATTTGAAAAAATCTACGAAATTTCAGCTATCAATGGCAGTGGAACCGGTGATTTGCTCGATGATGTTGTAAAAGAGTTTTCATCAGATACGATTGATAATTTTCCGGATCTTCCTAAAATTGCCTTTGTTGGCCGACCCAACGTTGGTAAATCATCCATGATTAACGCCCTGTTAGGCGATGAACGCAATATTGTTACTCCTATTGCCGGAACTACCCGTGATTCCATCTTCACACGTTATAACAGCTTTGGATTTGACTTTTTACTTGTTGATACCGCCGGGCTTCGTAAAAAAGGAAAAGTAACCGACAACATCGAGTTTTACTCAGTAATGCGTGCTGTGCGTGCCATTGAAAGCTGCGATGTTTGTGTGCTTATGCTTGATGCCACCCAAGGCATTGAGAGCCAGGATCTGAACATATTCGGACTGGCTCAGAAAAATCATAAGGGCATTGTAATTGTTGTTAACAAATGGGATTTGGTTGAAAAAGAAACCAACACGCACAAAGAATTTGAAGAACATATCCGCAGCCGTATTGCCCCATTTACAGATGTACCCATTATTTTTACTTCTGTAATCAACAAACAGCGCATACACAAAACCCTTGAAACAGCTAAAAATGTTTATGAGTCGCGCACACAGTCTATTTCTACCCGCAAACTCATGGATGTCATTCTGCCCATTGTAACAGAAACGCCTCCTCCGGCGGTAAAAGGTAAATTTGTAAAAGTTAAATATATCACCCAATTAAAGCTTGCCTACCCTGCATTTGTCTTTTTCTGTAACATGCCTCAATATGTTGCTGACCCCTATAAACGCTTTGTTGAAAACAGAATGCGTGAAAACTTCAACTTTAACGGCGTTCCGATTGAAATCTTTTATCGGCAAAAATAA